In Oreochromis aureus strain Israel breed Guangdong linkage group 15, ZZ_aureus, whole genome shotgun sequence, a single genomic region encodes these proteins:
- the LOC116326041 gene encoding uncharacterized protein LOC116326041 isoform X4: MDEFRWIQMFLCLMLMIQIAVSVNETSMFMKVGDDVTLLCLNVIDEQNNCNGTTWVFTPRNRETTVELITLGQISTEAKTKSDRLSVTANCSLLIKKLTVEDVGLYSCRQYKVEETPSKHTLVRQSLVHLSVITLTEHKNTDEVTLSCSVVTYAECHHTVKWLLKGQDVDKENKQLVTSQTDCSTTLSVPKSHFLHSSTDKILDCEVTDTKSGRVQVFSPQPSDLSLYITGAVGLVILLVTAVFVIRWKKNKGNKTQMYENAGLSLKPTETRSAPQTIQDLVEPEVSYATISYTKNSNSKTRVHRDGEGDAVTYSTVKAPSSASTADPSNLYSTVNVAIT, from the exons atGGATGAATTCAGAtggattcaaatgtttttatgtctGATGCTGATGATTCAGATTGCAG TATCTGTAAATGAAACATCCATGTTTATGAAAGttggagatgacgtcactctgctttGTCTGAATGTGATAGATGAGCAGAATAACTGTAATGGTACTACGTGGGTCTTTACTccaagaaacagagaaacaacagTAGAGCTGATCACACTTGGACAGATTAGTACAGAAGCCAAGACTAAATCAGACAGACTGAGTGTTACAGCGAACTGTTCTCTGCTTATAAAGAAGCTCACAGTTGAGGATGTTGGTCTTTATTCCTGTCGACAATACAAAGTCGAGGAAACACCATCTAAACACACTCTGGTTCGTCAGTCTTTGGTTCATCTCTCTGTTATTACCT TGACTGAACATAAGAACACTGATGAGGTGACATTAAGCTGCTCTGTGGTGACATATGCAGAGTGTCATCACACAGTGAAGTGGCTGCTTAAAGGTCAAGATGTGGACAAAGAGAACAAACAATTAGTGACTTCACAGACTGACTGCTCCACCACTCTGTCTGTTCCAAAGTCTCACTTTCTCCACTCATCAACTGATAAAATACTCGACTGTGAGGTGACTGACACTAAATCAGGAAGAGTACAGGTGTTTAGCCCACAGCCCTCAG ATCTTTCACTGTACATCACCGGAGCTGTTGGTTTGGTTATACTGTTAGTAACAGCTGTGTTTGTCATCAGatggaagaaaaataaag gaaacaaaacacagatgTATGAAAATGCT GGACTGAGTTTGAAGCCCACAGAGACTCGGTCTGCTCCTCAAACCATTCAGGACTTG GTGGAGCCTGAAGTTTCCTATGCCACCATCAGCTACACCAAGAATAGCAACAGTAAAACCCGG gttcATCGTGATGGTGAAGGCGATGCTGTGACCTACAGCACTGTGAAGGCTCCTTCCTCTGCATCCACTGCTGATCCCAGCAACCTCTACTCTACTGTCAATGTTGCAATCACATAG
- the LOC116326041 gene encoding uncharacterized protein LOC116326041 isoform X2 — MDEFRWIQMFLCLMLMIQIAVSVNETSMFMKVGDDVTLLCLNVIDEQNNCNGTTWVFTPRNRETTVELITLGQISTEAKTKSDRLSVTANCSLLIKKLTVEDVGLYSCRQYKVEETPSKHTLVRQSLVHLSVITLTEHKNTDEVTLSCSVVTYAECHHTVKWLLKGQDVDKENKQLVTSQTDCSTTLSVPKSHFLHSSTDKILDCEVTDTKSGRVQVFSPQPSVDPKTTTKMNRKSESDTTSGTTTITKSSPSITDLSLYITGAVGLVILLVTAVFVIRWKKNKGNKTQMYENAGLSLKPTETRSAPQTIQDLVEPEVSYATISYTKNSNSKTRVHRDGEGDAVTYSTVKAPSSASTADPSNLYSTVNVAIT; from the exons atGGATGAATTCAGAtggattcaaatgtttttatgtctGATGCTGATGATTCAGATTGCAG TATCTGTAAATGAAACATCCATGTTTATGAAAGttggagatgacgtcactctgctttGTCTGAATGTGATAGATGAGCAGAATAACTGTAATGGTACTACGTGGGTCTTTACTccaagaaacagagaaacaacagTAGAGCTGATCACACTTGGACAGATTAGTACAGAAGCCAAGACTAAATCAGACAGACTGAGTGTTACAGCGAACTGTTCTCTGCTTATAAAGAAGCTCACAGTTGAGGATGTTGGTCTTTATTCCTGTCGACAATACAAAGTCGAGGAAACACCATCTAAACACACTCTGGTTCGTCAGTCTTTGGTTCATCTCTCTGTTATTACCT TGACTGAACATAAGAACACTGATGAGGTGACATTAAGCTGCTCTGTGGTGACATATGCAGAGTGTCATCACACAGTGAAGTGGCTGCTTAAAGGTCAAGATGTGGACAAAGAGAACAAACAATTAGTGACTTCACAGACTGACTGCTCCACCACTCTGTCTGTTCCAAAGTCTCACTTTCTCCACTCATCAACTGATAAAATACTCGACTGTGAGGTGACTGACACTAAATCAGGAAGAGTACAGGTGTTTAGCCCACAGCCCTCAG ttgacccaaaaacaacaacaaaaatgaacagaaaatctGAAAGCGACACAACATCAGGAACAACCACAATAACAAAAAGTAGTCCTTCCATAACAG ATCTTTCACTGTACATCACCGGAGCTGTTGGTTTGGTTATACTGTTAGTAACAGCTGTGTTTGTCATCAGatggaagaaaaataaag gaaacaaaacacagatgTATGAAAATGCT GGACTGAGTTTGAAGCCCACAGAGACTCGGTCTGCTCCTCAAACCATTCAGGACTTG GTGGAGCCTGAAGTTTCCTATGCCACCATCAGCTACACCAAGAATAGCAACAGTAAAACCCGG gttcATCGTGATGGTGAAGGCGATGCTGTGACCTACAGCACTGTGAAGGCTCCTTCCTCTGCATCCACTGCTGATCCCAGCAACCTCTACTCTACTGTCAATGTTGCAATCACATAG
- the LOC116326041 gene encoding uncharacterized protein LOC116326041 isoform X3 → MDEFRWIQMFLCLMLMIQIAVSVNETSMFMKVGDDVTLLCLNVIDEQNNCNGTTWVFTPRNRETTVELITLGQISTEAKTKSDRLSVTANCSLLIKKLTVEDVGLYSCRQYKVEETPSKHTLVRQSLVHLSVITLTEHKNTDEVTLSCSVVTYAECHHTVKWLLKGQDVDKENKQLVTSQTDCSTTLSVPKSHFLHSSTDKILDCEVTDTKSGRVQVFSPQPSGEKTDLSLYITGAVGLVILLVTAVFVIRWKKNKGNKTQMYENAGLSLKPTETRSAPQTIQDLVEPEVSYATISYTKNSNSKTRVHRDGEGDAVTYSTVKAPSSASTADPSNLYSTVNVAIT, encoded by the exons atGGATGAATTCAGAtggattcaaatgtttttatgtctGATGCTGATGATTCAGATTGCAG TATCTGTAAATGAAACATCCATGTTTATGAAAGttggagatgacgtcactctgctttGTCTGAATGTGATAGATGAGCAGAATAACTGTAATGGTACTACGTGGGTCTTTACTccaagaaacagagaaacaacagTAGAGCTGATCACACTTGGACAGATTAGTACAGAAGCCAAGACTAAATCAGACAGACTGAGTGTTACAGCGAACTGTTCTCTGCTTATAAAGAAGCTCACAGTTGAGGATGTTGGTCTTTATTCCTGTCGACAATACAAAGTCGAGGAAACACCATCTAAACACACTCTGGTTCGTCAGTCTTTGGTTCATCTCTCTGTTATTACCT TGACTGAACATAAGAACACTGATGAGGTGACATTAAGCTGCTCTGTGGTGACATATGCAGAGTGTCATCACACAGTGAAGTGGCTGCTTAAAGGTCAAGATGTGGACAAAGAGAACAAACAATTAGTGACTTCACAGACTGACTGCTCCACCACTCTGTCTGTTCCAAAGTCTCACTTTCTCCACTCATCAACTGATAAAATACTCGACTGTGAGGTGACTGACACTAAATCAGGAAGAGTACAGGTGTTTAGCCCACAGCCCTCAGGTGAGAAAACAG ATCTTTCACTGTACATCACCGGAGCTGTTGGTTTGGTTATACTGTTAGTAACAGCTGTGTTTGTCATCAGatggaagaaaaataaag gaaacaaaacacagatgTATGAAAATGCT GGACTGAGTTTGAAGCCCACAGAGACTCGGTCTGCTCCTCAAACCATTCAGGACTTG GTGGAGCCTGAAGTTTCCTATGCCACCATCAGCTACACCAAGAATAGCAACAGTAAAACCCGG gttcATCGTGATGGTGAAGGCGATGCTGTGACCTACAGCACTGTGAAGGCTCCTTCCTCTGCATCCACTGCTGATCCCAGCAACCTCTACTCTACTGTCAATGTTGCAATCACATAG
- the LOC116326041 gene encoding uncharacterized protein LOC116326041 isoform X1, whose protein sequence is MDEFRWIQMFLCLMLMIQIAVSVNETSMFMKVGDDVTLLCLNVIDEQNNCNGTTWVFTPRNRETTVELITLGQISTEAKTKSDRLSVTANCSLLIKKLTVEDVGLYSCRQYKVEETPSKHTLVRQSLVHLSVITLTEHKNTDEVTLSCSVVTYAECHHTVKWLLKGQDVDKENKQLVTSQTDCSTTLSVPKSHFLHSSTDKILDCEVTDTKSGRVQVFSPQPSGEKTVDPKTTTKMNRKSESDTTSGTTTITKSSPSITDLSLYITGAVGLVILLVTAVFVIRWKKNKGNKTQMYENAGLSLKPTETRSAPQTIQDLVEPEVSYATISYTKNSNSKTRVHRDGEGDAVTYSTVKAPSSASTADPSNLYSTVNVAIT, encoded by the exons atGGATGAATTCAGAtggattcaaatgtttttatgtctGATGCTGATGATTCAGATTGCAG TATCTGTAAATGAAACATCCATGTTTATGAAAGttggagatgacgtcactctgctttGTCTGAATGTGATAGATGAGCAGAATAACTGTAATGGTACTACGTGGGTCTTTACTccaagaaacagagaaacaacagTAGAGCTGATCACACTTGGACAGATTAGTACAGAAGCCAAGACTAAATCAGACAGACTGAGTGTTACAGCGAACTGTTCTCTGCTTATAAAGAAGCTCACAGTTGAGGATGTTGGTCTTTATTCCTGTCGACAATACAAAGTCGAGGAAACACCATCTAAACACACTCTGGTTCGTCAGTCTTTGGTTCATCTCTCTGTTATTACCT TGACTGAACATAAGAACACTGATGAGGTGACATTAAGCTGCTCTGTGGTGACATATGCAGAGTGTCATCACACAGTGAAGTGGCTGCTTAAAGGTCAAGATGTGGACAAAGAGAACAAACAATTAGTGACTTCACAGACTGACTGCTCCACCACTCTGTCTGTTCCAAAGTCTCACTTTCTCCACTCATCAACTGATAAAATACTCGACTGTGAGGTGACTGACACTAAATCAGGAAGAGTACAGGTGTTTAGCCCACAGCCCTCAGGTGAGAAAACAG ttgacccaaaaacaacaacaaaaatgaacagaaaatctGAAAGCGACACAACATCAGGAACAACCACAATAACAAAAAGTAGTCCTTCCATAACAG ATCTTTCACTGTACATCACCGGAGCTGTTGGTTTGGTTATACTGTTAGTAACAGCTGTGTTTGTCATCAGatggaagaaaaataaag gaaacaaaacacagatgTATGAAAATGCT GGACTGAGTTTGAAGCCCACAGAGACTCGGTCTGCTCCTCAAACCATTCAGGACTTG GTGGAGCCTGAAGTTTCCTATGCCACCATCAGCTACACCAAGAATAGCAACAGTAAAACCCGG gttcATCGTGATGGTGAAGGCGATGCTGTGACCTACAGCACTGTGAAGGCTCCTTCCTCTGCATCCACTGCTGATCCCAGCAACCTCTACTCTACTGTCAATGTTGCAATCACATAG